The DNA region TCCGCTCGTCGGGGACACCGGGTCGTCGGTCATACCGACGGGTAGGCGCCCGAGGCGGATAGGCGTTCGTCGGATTCCGACGGCGTGGGAGTCGACGGGTCAGGTCTCCGTCGGGTCGGGTCGCTCGCCGACGGTGACCTCGACGCGCTGGACCTCGCCGTCGCGGAGGACCGTCAACTCGACGGTGTCGCCCGGCTCGGTCTCCGTGAGGAGGTACGTACCGAGGGCCTCGCCGCTCCCGAGCTGCTGGCCGTCGATGGCGAGGATCACGTCGCCGCCGACGGGGACGGGACGGTCGCCGACGGACTCGACTTCGGTCGCGCCCTGCACGGCGTCGGCCGAGGGGCCGTCCTCCAGGACGGAGACGACCGCGAGACCGGCGGTGCGGTTGAGGTCGTTGGCGTCGGCGACCGCGGGGGTGACGGGCGTCGTCCGGACGCCGAGGAACGGGTAGTCGAACTCGCCGTCGGCGACGAGCTCGGGGACGACCCGCTCGACGACGGACTGGGAGACGGCGAAGCCGATGTTCTCGGCGCCCTGCCGGGCGATGCCGGCCGTGTTGACGCCGACGACCTCGCCCTCGCAGTTCACCAGCGGGCCGCCGGAGTTGCCGGGGCTGATCGGCGCGTCCGTCTGGACGACGTCGGGGATCTCGAACCCGAGTTCGGTCGGCAGCGTCCGGTTCAGGCCGCTGACGATCCCGTGGGTGATGGTCTCTTCGAGGCCGAGCGGGTTGCCCAGCGCCGCGACGCGCTCGCCGCGCTGGGGGGCGTCGGCGATCGAGAGCGCACTCGTCCCCGCGGGCGCGTCGGAGACGTTCACCACCGCGAGGTCGGCGTAGGCGCTGCGGCCGACGACCGACCCCGACCGGAACTCGCCGTCGTCGAACTCGATCTCGACCGCCGCGGCGTCGCCGACGACGTGGGCGTTGGTCACGACGTAGGTGTCGCCGGTCGCGTTCGCGCCGGTCGCGTTCCCGGCGTCGTAGACGAACCCGGAGCCCTGCCCGGAACTCGTCCGGACGGAGACGACCGAGTCGGTGGTCTCGTCGAACAGCGACTGGTAGTCGCAGGCTGGCTGTTCCTGTTGGGTGTCCGCGACGGGTGCCGCCCCGGGGGCGAGCGCCAGCACGCCGCCGACGCTTCCCGCCGCGAGCAGAACCGTCAGGAGTACCGCTGTCGTTGTCCGTTGCATCGTCTCCGCGTTGCCTCGCCCCGCGGAAGTCACCCCGAATCGTTTCGTCGCGTTGGCACGGTCAAATCGCGGTCGGGAACGGAGTTGGGAGCGGTTACTCGCGCGACCGGCGCGGCGGCGTCGATAAGCGGTCGATACCGCCGTCGTCGGTCAGCGGGAGCGTCCGTCGGTCGCAGGACGGCGAGACCGTAGCCTATTCAAGCGGCTCAACCGAACGTCCGCGTGCGTGCGAGGGTAGCCAAGCCAGGAAACGGCGGCGGACTCAAGATCCGCTCCCGTAGGGGTCCAAGGGTTCAAATCCCTTCCCTCGCACTGCAGGACCCACGCGGTCCCTCGCCAGTGCGGAAGGCCCGCGGGGCCGAACGGACGGCCTCGGTGCGAGCGGGGTGCGCGACGCGCGCCCCGCGAGCGGAGCGGTCTTCCCTCGCAAACTTCTCACGGAATCGTCCCCCGAGCGAAAGCTCCGTCCAGAAATCCCGCCGCCGGGGGCAGGTTTATGGGAATCCAGCGCGGAGAATGCGGTATGGCAACGGACGACACGGCGGCCAACCCGCTGGACGTGCCACCGCTGGAACACACCGCCTTCTTCGACATCGACACCAGGGACGGCTACGTCCGCATCGACCAGTCGTGGGGCGACCAGACGCTGTACACGCCGGAGGAAGCCCGCGAGATCGCCGAGTCGATCCTGGAGCGGGCCGACGAGGCCCAGGGGTCGGAGTAGCGACCGCTCGTCACCCGCCGCCCATCCGGTCGGAGAAGTCCCAGGTGTACGCGCGGTCGACGTCGATCCGGATGCGCACCTCCTCGCGCTCGGGTGAGAGCAACTGCCGGGCGAGCTTCGAGTCCGTGTCGCCCAGGTAGCGCTCGACGAGGTCGCGGAGGACGGTCTTGTCCTTGTCGGGGGCGACGGCGGCGGTGCCCGCGCCGCGGACGCCGCGGTAGGGCACGTCGTTGGTCGAGATCTCGAAGGCGATGTCGGCGTTCTCGCGGAGATACCCGACGACCGTGGCGTTCGCGCCGGTGGCGCACTCGACGTGGCCGTCGCGGTAGCGGTACCACAGCGAGAGCATCCAGAGGCCGCCCGCCGGCGTGTGGGTCGCGAGCCGGACCGGGATCGTCTGCTCGTCGAGGAACTGTTCGGTCCGCTCGCGGTCCCAGTCGCCGGTGATCTCGTCCATCGGGGCTCTACCGGACGGTCGGACGGCAGGGGGATAAATGGTCAGACCCGTTCGAGCGCCACGCGGAAGTCGGCGCCGCCGGCGTCGCTCTCGCGGACCTCGACGGCCCCGCCGTAGGACTCGGTGAGCGCGCGGACGAACCCGAGCCCGAACCCGGTCCCCTCGCTGTCGGGCCCCTTGACGCCCATCTCGAAGATGTCGTCGCGGAGGTCGGGGTCGATCCCGCTCCCGTCGTCGGCCATCCCGACGACCAGTCGGTCGGACGCGGGCGCCTCGGCGTAGATGTCGACGGTCACCGCGCCCGCGTTGTGGACCGCGGCGTTGGTGAGGACGTTGGTGAACACGGAGTCGAGCAGGTCGCCGGCGTAGACGCGGTACTCGAACGCCGCGGGGTCGAAGGCGACCGACAGCGACCCGTACTGGTCGGTCGCGTCGCGGACCGTCTCTTCGAGCAGCGGGCGCAGGTCCCGCGGCTCGGGCTCGCGCTGGGATTCGAGCGTCGAGACCAGGTCGCCCACCCGCTCGACGAGGTCGGCGGAGTTGCTCGCGGCGCGTTCGATCCTGGCGACGTACTCGCTGGCCTGTTCGTCTTCGACCATGTCCGCGACGGCGTCGGCGAACCCGGCGATGACCTGCAGGTCGTTGCCGATGTCGTGGCGCAGCAGGCGGTCGTACAGCTCGACCATCTCCTTGCGGGTCTGCAGATCCTGCCGGGCGCGTTCGAGCCGCTCGCGCGAGCGGATGTTGCTGATGGCCGTCGCGGCGTGGGTCGCCAGGATCTCCATCGGCCGGACGACCTCGTCGCCGAACGCCTCGGCCGAGGTTGAGCGGACGACGATGACGCAGATGGTCTCGTCGACGATGCCCTCGGGGACCGCGAGCGTCGCGGTGGTGTCGTCGTCGGCGTCGCGGCCGGCCGCCTCGCCGGTAGCGGTGACGGTCTCGCCGGTCCCGTGGGCCCGCTTCGCCACCTCGCTGGGCGTGCCGCCGGCGGAGACCTCGGGGTTCGTGCTCCCGGCGACGTGGGGGTCGCCGTCGCGGACCTCGACGACGGTCACGTCGCTCAGCTCGAAGAGGATCGTGATCGCCTCCAGCGTCAGCGAGACGACCTCGTCGACGGACTCGCACTGGTTCAGCGCCTGTCCGTACTTGTTGAGGTCGGCGACCTGCCGCGCGAAGTCCTGGCGCTGTTCGAATCCCATGAGGCCCCGAGTGGTTGTCCCACCTTCGGAAACTCCCAGGTAAACCCTTTCCCCGCCGTTATCAGCTGTGAGACGGGGCGGTCGCGGGCCGTCGGCCGTTCGGCACGGCGGACCGTGCGTTCGGCCGGGCCGGCCGTCGGTTCGTCGACGCCATCAGTCGATCCGGTAGCGCAACAGTGCGGCGATGCCGCCGAGGTTGCGCAGTTGCTGGCCGGGGTCGAACTCGCCGGAGAAGACCGTCACTTCGCCGCCCTTCTGCTCGGTGGTCTCGATGAGCTCGTCGACGTCGATCTCCCAGTCGCCCTCCTCGCCGCGCTCGGCGCGCAGGCGCTCGTCGAGGACGAGCAGCTGGTCGATGGCGCCGAACTCGGCGGCCTCGGCGACCTGGTCGGGGCCGTAGGCCACCTCCGAGCCCGTCGCGATGCGCTCGGTCAGCTCGTCGACGAGGTCGGCCTCCGCGGAGATACGGGTCTGGGTCTGGACCTCGTCGACGGCGCCGCGCTTGAGGACCTCGTGGACGCCCCGGTCGCCGACGCCCGTCGTGTCGACCGTCGTGACCTGCGCCGGGAGGTCGAAGGCGTTCTCCTCGATGTAGTCGAGCGCGTCCCGCTTCGTGAACCCCGGCCCGGCGAAGATGACCGCCTCGATGTCCATCCGTTCGAGGATCTCGCCGAGTTCCTCGAACAGTTCCTCGCGGGGTCGGGCGCCGTCGCCCCACGCCGCCTTGCCCGTCGGGCCCGTGATCGACGCCCGCTCCTCGGTCCCGTACTGGGCGACGGTGTGGACGTGGGCTTCCCCCTCCTCGACGGTCGCGATGGCCACGTCCGGGTTCTCCGCGGCCTCGACGGCCTCCTCGAGCCGGTCCTCCTGGTCGGGCTTCCAGACCTTCTCGACCTCCAGCTCCTCGAAGGGCTCGACGTTGAGCGTGTGGTGGAAGTCGAGCTGGTCCTCCCGCGAGCAGTCGACGATGACGCCGCCGACCCGGAGGCGGTTGGCGAACTTGGCGAACTCAACGGTCTCGACTTCGAGTTCGACCCACATGTGCTCGCGCTCGCCGCCGGTGTCGCGCATGTCGTCGTCGTTGCGCTGGATGCGCCGCGTCGTGTCGCCCGAGACGAGGTCGCCCGGCTCGACGACGTAGGTGAGATGCCAGAGGTCGTCCAGGCTCTCCGGGACGAGGGTGACCCGCTCCCGACCCTCCGTCGTCGGGTGGCGGTCGTTGACCTGCATACTCGCATCTCTGCCTCCGGCGGCAAGTGTGCTGTTATTCCGCGCGACGGGAGCGTCCGCGACGGTGGCCGCCCGGAGCGGGGCTGCCCGCTCTGCCATCGGACACCCACCGCGGTCCCCGAATGCCTGCCACGGTCCCCGACCACTCACCACGGCCCCGTTCGGCGCTACGGTTTTCACTCCGCACCCGCTAGTTCGGGCGACAGTGACCCACCCACCTTCCGGGGCCGGCGGCGCGTCGCTCGGCCCGAACGACCCCGTCGAAGCGGCCGACGGCTACTCGCGGACGGTCTACCGGGAGTGTGACCTCTGCGAGACGGTGACCGACCTCACCGAGTCGCACGGCCTGTTCGTCTGTGGCGCCTGCGAGGAGCAACTGCTGCCCTGACCGCCGCGTCGGTCGCGAGCGAGGCCGTCCGCGACTGTGTCGACTGTGTCGACTGTCCCGGCCCTGTTTCCGGGACCTTCTTGCCCTCGGGTCGCGCCCGTTGGAGTATGACCGAGACCATCGACGGCAACGCGGTCGCCGAGGACGTGCGCGACGAGGTGAGCGAGGCGGTCGACGCCCTCGAAGCCGAGGGCGTGACGCCGACGCTGGCGACGGTGCTGATGAGCGACGACCCCGCCAGCGAGACCTACGTCTCGATGAAACAGAGCGACTGCGAGGAGGTCGGCATCGACACCGTCGACGTGGACATCGACTCCGACGCCGACGCCGAGGAGCTGTACGACACAATCGACGAGCTGAACGCCGACGACGACGTGAACGGCATCCTCGTGCAGATGCCGGTGCCAGACCACGTCGACGACCGGCGGGTCCTCCGCAGCATCGACCCCGAGAAGGACGTGGACGGGCTCCACCCGGAGAACATCGGCCGCCTGGTCGCCGGCGACGCCCGCTACAAGCCCTGCACGCCCCACGGCATCCAGCGCCTGCTCGAAGCGGCCGACGTGGAGACCGAGGGCGCGGAGGCCGTCGTCGTCGGCCGCTCGCGGCTGGTCGGCAAGCCGATGGCGAACCTGTTCATCCAGAAGGCGGCGGGCGGCAACGCGACGACGACCGTCTGTCACTCCCGGACGGAGGACCTCGCCGAGCAGACCCGGTCGGCGGACATCCTCGTCGCGGCGGCGGGCGTCCCGGAGATGATCGACGGGTCGATGGTCGGCGAGGGCGCGGTCGTGATCGACGTGGGCATCAACCAGGTCGACGCCGACACCGAGAAGGGCTACGAGCTGGTCGGCGACGTTGACTTCGAGAGCGCGACGGAGAAAGCGTCGGCGATCACCCCGGTCCCGGGCGGCGTCGGCCCGATGACCCGCGCCATGCTGCTGTACAACACCGTCAACGCGGCCGCGCTGCAGTCCGGCGTCGAGCGCGCGCTGTAACGGGTTTCCCGCCCCGTCCTTTCAGAGGTCGACCTCGAACCCGTCGAGCCGCCGCTGGGCCTCGGCGAGGGCGGTCTCGTCGTCGTCGGCCAGCGCGCGGCCGATGGCGCGGACGATGTAGACGAGTTCGCCCGCGCTGCGGGGGGACACGTCGCCGTCGAGCGCCTCGATGCGCTTCTGGTGGTCGCGCAGCGTCGCGAGCAGGGACCCGACGGTCTCGTCGGGGTTGTCGTCGAGGTACCGCCGCAGGTCCGAGCGGTAGGCGTCGACCGCGCGGGCGTAGGCGAGCCCGCGGACCGTCCGCATCGACTCGGGTACCGCGTCGGCGGGCGGGCGCTCGCCAGCGTCGGCCCCGCGGAGCAGTTCGAGGAAGTAGTACCCCTCGTCGTCGGAGAGGCGCATCGCGCGGGCGACCGCCTCGCCGGCGAGCCGGAGCTCGGCCGCCGCGAGGTAGGTGTCGTCGAGCGGGCGCAACTCGCCGCCGCTGACGAACCCCGACCGGCGGAGGTACTCCCGGCAGCGCTCGGCGGCGGCCTCGGCCACGTCCGCCAGCGGCTGGTCGTCGACGAGCCCCCGGATCTCGGTCAGGTCCAACTCGGCGCTGCCGGCGGTGTGCTCGGTGGGGTCGTCGAGCCCGACGCTCCGCATGCTGCCGCAGTCCGGGCAGACGACGCTCCCCGTCTCGTAGTACGACCAGCGGGTCCCGCACTCCTGGCACTCGCGCTCGCCGCGGATCTTCATACGTCGGCCTTGCGGCCGAACGCCTAAAGTCGACGCGGTCGAACGGCCGAAACGGCAGTCGTGTCCCCGCTCGCACCCCGGCCGGAAACACGTTAGCCGACCGTCAGATGGCGATGCGATCCTGGGTCGGTATCTTTAAGTTGTTCCCGGCCGGATGTACAGGTGACGCTTCGCTTGGAGGGCCGAAGCGTCAGCGGGGACCAATTCAGGGCGGCAAGCGGCCGCGTGGGTTTTTCCCCCACACGGCCGCTTTCCATTCCTTTCGTGACCTCGACTCGCGAGCCGAGGCTACGCTCGCTGTACCGGATCGGACACCGGCGCGTGCAGTGTGCGGAGCCGATACCCCGGGGGCGCGCCCGGTAGGTCGCCGTTACCGCCACACAGCGGTCGCTCCGTCGCCGGTCGTCACCGGGACGACCGTGCGTCGACCGGAACCAGCCGTCGAACGGACGGGCGGCGGGCGAGCGACCGCGTCACCTGATCGACAGCGAGTCGTCGGACGCGTCGGCGTCCTCGTCCCACTCGAGTTCGAGTTCCAGGCCGAGCTCGCCGGGGCCGTCGGCCGGTCCCTCGCGCTCGACTTTCACCTCGAACTCGACCTCGCGGGGCACGTCCACCGTGATGGAGTCCGCGCCGGTTTCGAGCGTCAGCGGTTCGCCGGTCTCCAGTCGGTCGGCGACGGTCCGGAGATACGAGGCGGTGTCCGTCCGGGAGAGTCGCCGCTCGTCTTCGAAGAGGACTGTCTCGGGCATACTCCCCGTACGCGCCCACCGGAGATAAGTGTCCGCCCCCGTCGGGGCAGCGCCGCCGTCCGTCGACCGGCGGGACGACGTTTCGAGGGCGATACCTGAAATCCAGCGAATACGAGCGCTACCGCGTATTCGTCAGCGGATTTAGCAATGGGAGAGCGGGTAACGCCGGAGTAATCCGGGCGTTCGCATATCCTGCCCCGCTCATCAGTCGATATATTTATCAATATCCGACAGTAAATTACGAACGGACATTACCGATGTACGACCTGACAGGATTCCAGCGTGACCTGCTGTACGTCATCGCGGGGAAGGAGGAGCCACACGGGCTGGCGATCAAGGAGGAGCTCGAGGAGTACTACGAGAAGGAGATCCACCACGGCCGGCTGTACCCGAACCTGGACACGCTCGTCGACAAGGGGCTCGTCGAGAAGGGCCAGCGCGACCGGCGGACGAACTTCTACAGCCTCACCCGGCGCGGCCGCCGCGAGATTGAGGCCCGCCGCGAGTGGGAAGAGCAGTACGTCGACCTCTAGGGGTCACCGCGTGACGTATCGCCGGACGCGTCCGGTCCGTCGTCGCTCCCGGCGGCTTCCCCGCCGGGTGTAGTGGCTTCGTCGTCCGTCGGGGGGGATCCACCGGCGGCCGCGTCCGCGTCGCGGGTCACGCCGTCCCCGCTTTCGTCCTCCGTCGCCGACCCGTCAGCCGCTGCGCCGTCGCCCTCGTCCGGTCGGTCCCGGCCGAGCAGGGCGGGGACGACCACTCCGCCGAAGTGCGTGAGGAAGACGAGGATCATCGGCCCGAGGAACAGGCCGTACCAGCCAAAGAGTAGCGGGCCGAGGATGTACGC from Halosimplex halophilum includes:
- a CDS encoding S1C family serine protease yields the protein MQRTTTAVLLTVLLAAGSVGGVLALAPGAAPVADTQQEQPACDYQSLFDETTDSVVSVRTSSGQGSGFVYDAGNATGANATGDTYVVTNAHVVGDAAAVEIEFDDGEFRSGSVVGRSAYADLAVVNVSDAPAGTSALSIADAPQRGERVAALGNPLGLEETITHGIVSGLNRTLPTELGFEIPDVVQTDAPISPGNSGGPLVNCEGEVVGVNTAGIARQGAENIGFAVSQSVVERVVPELVADGEFDYPFLGVRTTPVTPAVADANDLNRTAGLAVVSVLEDGPSADAVQGATEVESVGDRPVPVGGDVILAIDGQQLGSGEALGTYLLTETEPGDTVELTVLRDGEVQRVEVTVGERPDPTET
- a CDS encoding pyridoxamine 5'-phosphate oxidase family protein; its protein translation is MDEITGDWDRERTEQFLDEQTIPVRLATHTPAGGLWMLSLWYRYRDGHVECATGANATVVGYLRENADIAFEISTNDVPYRGVRGAGTAAVAPDKDKTVLRDLVERYLGDTDSKLARQLLSPEREEVRIRIDVDRAYTWDFSDRMGGG
- a CDS encoding sensor histidine kinase, whose translation is MGFEQRQDFARQVADLNKYGQALNQCESVDEVVSLTLEAITILFELSDVTVVEVRDGDPHVAGSTNPEVSAGGTPSEVAKRAHGTGETVTATGEAAGRDADDDTTATLAVPEGIVDETICVIVVRSTSAEAFGDEVVRPMEILATHAATAISNIRSRERLERARQDLQTRKEMVELYDRLLRHDIGNDLQVIAGFADAVADMVEDEQASEYVARIERAASNSADLVERVGDLVSTLESQREPEPRDLRPLLEETVRDATDQYGSLSVAFDPAAFEYRVYAGDLLDSVFTNVLTNAAVHNAGAVTVDIYAEAPASDRLVVGMADDGSGIDPDLRDDIFEMGVKGPDSEGTGFGLGFVRALTESYGGAVEVRESDAGGADFRVALERV
- a CDS encoding mRNA surveillance protein pelota is translated as MQVNDRHPTTEGRERVTLVPESLDDLWHLTYVVEPGDLVSGDTTRRIQRNDDDMRDTGGEREHMWVELEVETVEFAKFANRLRVGGVIVDCSREDQLDFHHTLNVEPFEELEVEKVWKPDQEDRLEEAVEAAENPDVAIATVEEGEAHVHTVAQYGTEERASITGPTGKAAWGDGARPREELFEELGEILERMDIEAVIFAGPGFTKRDALDYIEENAFDLPAQVTTVDTTGVGDRGVHEVLKRGAVDEVQTQTRISAEADLVDELTERIATGSEVAYGPDQVAEAAEFGAIDQLLVLDERLRAERGEEGDWEIDVDELIETTEQKGGEVTVFSGEFDPGQQLRNLGGIAALLRYRID
- a CDS encoding tetrahydrofolate dehydrogenase/cyclohydrolase catalytic domain-containing protein, translating into MTETIDGNAVAEDVRDEVSEAVDALEAEGVTPTLATVLMSDDPASETYVSMKQSDCEEVGIDTVDVDIDSDADAEELYDTIDELNADDDVNGILVQMPVPDHVDDRRVLRSIDPEKDVDGLHPENIGRLVAGDARYKPCTPHGIQRLLEAADVETEGAEAVVVGRSRLVGKPMANLFIQKAAGGNATTTVCHSRTEDLAEQTRSADILVAAAGVPEMIDGSMVGEGAVVIDVGINQVDADTEKGYELVGDVDFESATEKASAITPVPGGVGPMTRAMLLYNTVNAAALQSGVERAL
- a CDS encoding DUF7117 family protein, producing MKIRGERECQECGTRWSYYETGSVVCPDCGSMRSVGLDDPTEHTAGSAELDLTEIRGLVDDQPLADVAEAAAERCREYLRRSGFVSGGELRPLDDTYLAAAELRLAGEAVARAMRLSDDEGYYFLELLRGADAGERPPADAVPESMRTVRGLAYARAVDAYRSDLRRYLDDNPDETVGSLLATLRDHQKRIEALDGDVSPRSAGELVYIVRAIGRALADDDETALAEAQRRLDGFEVDL
- a CDS encoding amphi-Trp domain-containing protein; the protein is MPETVLFEDERRLSRTDTASYLRTVADRLETGEPLTLETGADSITVDVPREVEFEVKVEREGPADGPGELGLELELEWDEDADASDDSLSIR
- a CDS encoding PadR family transcriptional regulator; this translates as MYDLTGFQRDLLYVIAGKEEPHGLAIKEELEEYYEKEIHHGRLYPNLDTLVDKGLVEKGQRDRRTNFYSLTRRGRREIEARREWEEQYVDL